GAAGAAGCTTTCATTCTGTTATAATCGCCCTTTAGCCGTTTCCTGAATCAGAAGCTACAACCAgaagccaacttcagcttcgttCAAGGCGGTCAGTTAGGATCGCCACCACAGCTGGAGGATCGGACTGACGTTTCCTTCTGTGCAGTCCCGTTCTGTTTAGGATCCAGCTCACAGTGCGCATACTATTGCTGATTTCAACCACAATGCAAACCAGCATCAGTATCTCTCTGTTTTAGACCAAACATGAAGGAAAACTTGACCAACTCCAATTAGCCCCTGTACTAACCTTCATTATGCTGCACTACAAGCATATTATCGCCACCTCTTGGACATGAAATATCATATTTATGCAATATAATTATTACGTTTATACAATAGATAATAATGCGCCAACGAGTTAAGAATATGTAAACACGTCtctttaaatgtatatattagacattttaaattgacatttgtgactgtatccAAAAAAGACCAgggacatccatccatccatccatccatccatcttctaacacccttgtccctagtggggttgggaggtgctggtgcgcggggtcaccctggacaggtcgccagtctgtcgcagggcgacACAGAGACAgtgcaataatattagcctGCATTATCTTTTCCTCTCAGGTTAGGGCGCTGCCTTGCTGCGTAAGCATTAGctttttccctaaaataagattttagccatttttcttaattattatcCATGTTTAGGACACTGAATGTAGGAAGTCCATGTAagacaacattctaatgataGCCCACATGCTACTGGCAGCATTTAGGtttacattagcattttggctcattttagattatacactaattttaacaaactgaatggtgcaagtccatgttagtcaacatgcttgtgactctccaGAGGCTATTGACTACTATTTAGCTaagcttagcattgatgctaattgtTAGCATTGAATAGCATTGCTGGGTCCAAACTAACGGGcccactttggcaggccccggttcaatttcttcaggaattttctacttctacttaatatttacaatttgaGCCGATTCCTTAAATATGTTTCCGAACACAACGACTATTTATCTGTCTAAAAACTCTCTTTAACCTGATAaatcagtaaaacatgaaggtgtTTCGTACCTATCCGGTGTAAGATGATCTGCGGTATCCGGgtaaaatccatcagtctgcgctgatcctccatctcttcctccatcttaacgttgatttctttccactctgtgaatgtttctccagcaggagttacctgctcgttgataaactctctctgaggcggaactgaagacattttcactgaaaacaccAAACCTGTTTTCAAACCGTCTTCTCACAAAAGAAAAGCCAAGGCTGTCCCGCGTGCTCTGTTTTTATAGTTCGTGTGTTTCACTCTGGCTGTACtgaagaaacaggaaatgatttTTGGTTCCGCTTTGAATTTTCTGCTGTGCTTCTTGtctttgtaaaagaaattacaaacttTATTGATAGGTTTATTGTTAGTGGAAATttagaaaatagtttattttagttatatGTGTAAACTGGGGTTGTGACTCTTATTGTATGTTGGTAAAACATAACGCTTGCATACTGCTTGCTTGATAATTCAAGACCAAGTATACGTAGGGAGGGAATGTTTAGTGAGAATAGATCAGTCTGGAAAAAACACTGATGATGTTGTTgcaataactaataaaatgcTGCTTGAGTGAAAATGACTTATGTCTCCTTGGTAACGAAGAGCGATAGCTCATTAGAGTAAACTTTCTTATTCATTTAAGTTTTTCCATTACTATTCGTTCAGTACCTCAGTTCACCTGAGTGAAACGcagtatataaaataattacatacagactaatgttttcaagctttttcagttaattattaagttttatgtttttaacacatttactgaagttttttttaaataaaatgtttatattaaacttccaacgtttaataaaaacattttaaatgaattattaattaataataattattattattattattatt
The window above is part of the Xiphophorus couchianus chromosome 14, X_couchianus-1.0, whole genome shotgun sequence genome. Proteins encoded here:
- the LOC114156874 gene encoding uncharacterized protein LOC114156874 isoform X9, giving the protein MSSVPPQREFINEQVTPAGETFTEWKEINVKMEEEMEDQRRLMDFTRIPQIILHRIDLPRCCVCKRRRFSVKRNHRGTNSSLMALQKPRTRIRKETIPKTQE